A genome region from Yoonia vestfoldensis includes the following:
- the rpsR gene encoding 30S ribosomal protein S18 — MATKPFFRRRKSDPFEGNDAPKIDYKDTRTLQRYISERGKIVPARITAVGAKNQRALARAIKRARFLALLPYAVK, encoded by the coding sequence ATGGCAACCAAACCATTCTTCCGCCGTCGCAAGTCCGATCCGTTCGAAGGCAATGACGCGCCCAAGATCGACTATAAGGACACACGCACCCTGCAGCGCTATATCTCTGAGCGCGGCAAGATCGTCCCCGCCCGTATCACCGCTGTCGGAGCCAAGAACCAGCGCGCGCTCGCCCGTGCGATCAAGCGTGCCCGGTTCCTTGCCCTGCTGCCATACGCTGTAAAGTAA
- the rpsF gene encoding 30S ribosomal protein S6: protein MPLYEHVMIARQDLSNTQAEALIEHFGTVLADNGGKMLENEYWGVKTMAYKINKNRKGHYALLRTDAPAPAIQEMERLMRLHEDVMRVLTIKVDAHEDGPSVQMQKREERGDRGDRPDRGGERRERR, encoded by the coding sequence ATGCCGCTGTATGAGCATGTGATGATTGCGCGTCAGGACTTGTCCAACACGCAAGCCGAAGCCCTGATCGAACATTTCGGGACCGTTCTTGCCGACAATGGCGGCAAGATGCTGGAAAACGAATATTGGGGCGTCAAGACGATGGCCTATAAGATCAACAAGAACCGCAAGGGCCATTATGCCCTGCTGCGCACCGATGCGCCCGCACCTGCGATCCAGGAAATGGAACGCCTGATGCGCCTGCACGAAGACGTCATGCGTGTGCTGACCATCAAGGTCGATGCCCATGAAGACGGCCCTTCGGTCCAGATGCAAAAGCGTGAAGAGCGCGGCGACCGGGGTGACCGCCCTGACCGTGGCGGCGAACGCCGCGAACGTCGTTGA
- the rplI gene encoding 50S ribosomal protein L9 — MDIILLERVAKLGQMGEVVSVKDGYARNFLLPQGKALRVNAANMARFEAEKAQMEARNLETKKEAQALAEKLDGQRFVIIRSASDGGALYGSVTPRDAAEAATKAGFSINKGQIVLTGAIKDLGLHDVLVNLHPEVDATITLNVARSAEEAQLQEAGKSIAELAAEEEAAAEFEIQELFDDIGGAADEFGDDDRG, encoded by the coding sequence ATGGATATCATTCTTCTCGAACGCGTGGCAAAACTCGGTCAGATGGGCGAAGTTGTGTCCGTCAAGGACGGCTATGCCCGCAACTTCCTGCTGCCACAGGGCAAAGCCCTGCGCGTGAACGCGGCCAATATGGCCCGTTTCGAGGCTGAAAAGGCCCAGATGGAAGCCCGCAACCTCGAAACCAAGAAAGAGGCCCAGGCACTGGCCGAAAAGCTGGATGGTCAGCGTTTCGTGATCATCCGCTCTGCCTCGGATGGTGGCGCGCTTTACGGGTCGGTCACGCCCCGCGATGCCGCCGAAGCCGCGACAAAGGCCGGTTTCAGCATCAACAAAGGTCAGATCGTTCTGACCGGTGCGATCAAGGATCTTGGCCTGCATGACGTGCTGGTCAACCTGCACCCCGAAGTCGATGCCACGATCACGCTGAACGTCGCACGCTCTGCCGAAGAGGCCCAGCTTCAGGAAGCCGGCAAATCCATCGCCGAACTGGCCGCCGAAGAAGAGGCCGCCGCAGAGTTCGAGATCCAGGAATTGTTCGACGATATCGGCGGCGCTGCCGACGAATTCGGCGACGACGACCGCGGCTAA